The following coding sequences lie in one Vallitalea longa genomic window:
- a CDS encoding M23 family metallopeptidase: protein MNWRTRHSTGEHKIKSRKYITFVIIPDPTKSPKTIKIPKWIRFPLLTCVIAVIIWVLSTMTNVADVQSKMATASLNLQTNTYENSHKDEKIQEYEVEDAKKFSQLHDLQELFTQIQDKLQELEDQKLDIDSKLNNTEKTTDSQPISSIQPKVEIEPVVVNYSTSTYKDDSLMAMVNQSSESEESIVEGDFLGQADDLLGKLQETIKLIDSETDTYNELNDKVDEMIPYWEAYPSTLPVKYTHVTSPYGWRKNPFGGSSFEFHTGVDLKASYGTSVYATGKGTVIFAGYDYAYGRLLIIDHGYGMTTKYAHNSRLLVSKGDKVERGDKIAKAGSTGRSTGSHVHYEVLVNGKTQNPLDYVYKSK, encoded by the coding sequence ATGAATTGGAGGACTAGGCATAGTACTGGAGAACATAAAATTAAAAGTCGTAAATATATAACTTTTGTCATAATTCCTGATCCTACCAAAAGTCCTAAGACCATTAAGATACCTAAATGGATTAGGTTTCCTCTACTTACTTGTGTTATTGCTGTAATAATCTGGGTACTGTCTACTATGACTAATGTAGCTGATGTTCAAAGCAAAATGGCAACCGCTAGTCTTAATCTGCAAACTAATACATATGAAAATAGCCATAAAGATGAAAAAATTCAAGAATATGAAGTAGAAGATGCCAAAAAGTTTTCTCAATTACATGATTTACAAGAACTTTTTACTCAGATTCAGGATAAGTTACAAGAATTGGAAGATCAAAAACTTGATATTGATTCTAAACTTAATAATACTGAAAAAACAACTGATAGCCAACCCATAAGTAGTATTCAACCAAAAGTTGAAATTGAACCTGTTGTAGTAAATTATTCTACAAGCACTTATAAAGATGATTCCCTAATGGCTATGGTGAATCAATCAAGTGAATCAGAGGAATCAATAGTAGAGGGAGATTTTTTAGGACAAGCTGACGATCTATTAGGTAAATTACAAGAAACCATTAAACTGATTGACAGTGAGACTGATACATATAATGAACTTAATGATAAAGTTGATGAAATGATTCCTTATTGGGAAGCATATCCTTCAACACTACCTGTGAAATATACTCATGTAACAAGTCCATATGGTTGGAGGAAAAATCCATTCGGAGGAAGTTCATTTGAATTTCACACAGGTGTGGATTTGAAAGCCAGTTATGGGACAAGTGTATATGCGACTGGTAAAGGTACGGTAATATTTGCTGGATATGATTATGCTTATGGTAGATTGTTAATTATTGACCATGGATATGGGATGACAACAAAATATGCTCATAACTCTAGATTATTAGTTTCTAAGGGTGATAAAGTCGAGCGTGGAGATAAAATTGCAAAAGCAGGAAGTACTGGTAGAAGTACTGGATCACATGTTCATTATGAAGTATTAGTTAATGGAAAGACGCAAAACCCATTAGACTATGTATATAAGAGTAAATAA
- a CDS encoding bactofilin family protein, whose protein sequence is MIKQKKKATYDKPSTIIGKDTTLETSIMKSKNTVQINGKFYGDMEIESSVAIGETGYIKGNVAADFLLVAGKIDGNVNIAGQLHLTKSAMITGDIKTASIIIDEGAHIQGNCNMSAPKNINQIEGNKVKQIDNKNNK, encoded by the coding sequence ATGATTAAGCAAAAGAAAAAAGCAACTTATGATAAACCATCTACCATAATAGGAAAAGATACTACATTAGAAACATCTATTATGAAATCAAAGAATACTGTTCAGATAAATGGTAAATTTTATGGAGATATGGAAATTGAATCTAGTGTAGCTATAGGTGAAACTGGTTATATTAAAGGAAATGTTGCTGCTGATTTCTTACTAGTGGCAGGAAAGATTGATGGAAATGTAAATATTGCAGGTCAATTACATCTGACTAAGTCAGCAATGATAACAGGTGATATAAAAACTGCTAGTATCATTATTGATGAGGGAGCTCATATTCAAGGTAACTGTAATATGTCGGCACCAAAAAATATTAACCAGATTGAAGGAAATAAAGTTAAACAAATAGATAATAAAAATAATAAATAA